One stretch of Variovorax sp. TBS-050B DNA includes these proteins:
- a CDS encoding UDP-N-acetylglucosamine 2-epimerase has translation MRKVMTILGTRPELIKMSLVIERLDRLTQHVLVHTGQNYDYSLNQVFFDDLSIRKPDHFLDVAASTPAAAIANVIEKADRILELEKPEAILIYGDTNSGLAILAAKRRKIPVFHTWKPATDASTSVCRKNSIARSSTT, from the coding sequence GTGCGCAAGGTCATGACCATCCTGGGCACCCGCCCGGAGCTGATCAAGATGAGCCTCGTCATCGAGCGCCTCGATCGGCTCACGCAGCACGTGCTCGTCCATACGGGTCAAAACTACGACTATTCGCTGAACCAGGTGTTCTTCGACGACCTGTCGATCCGCAAGCCGGATCACTTTCTCGACGTTGCGGCATCCACACCCGCAGCCGCCATCGCCAACGTCATCGAGAAAGCCGACCGGATCCTCGAACTGGAGAAGCCTGAGGCCATCCTGATCTATGGCGACACGAATTCCGGACTGGCCATCCTCGCGGCGAAGCGCCGCAAGATTCCGGTTTTCCACACATGGAAGCCGGCAACCGATGCTTCGACCAGCGTGTGCCGGAAGAACTCAATCGCAAGGTCATCGACCACCTGA